One region of Corvus hawaiiensis isolate bCorHaw1 chromosome 12, bCorHaw1.pri.cur, whole genome shotgun sequence genomic DNA includes:
- the CENPT gene encoding centromere protein T, producing MASRGGGTPAASGASGPAELQLPQGPRGLSPPPPPPPRNYADHNAPRCRRNYPPHTAPRPLPARARISREAAGRARCAAVSGPVMADGRSPAGPGLRRSGRHNARAAAQTGSSLENKSKSVRSTLVKQRQAAFPDLKNGTPRLLLKRVMQNEPQVSPLAPQISNHKDMEEAHSEVPSKRVSSMGELQLPDVAAEDTSVSVFHMTKKRKKLSISEFERAAERRLTQNRAQSTLDSTIMTRSLRMSVGSLMAPDTVEKRGLLRRPKTRKAVDMQAFEGRVEQNLLKSKEQNYLVDSQSASGIRTSILTSDAEMMMNSTELFVQSQLDEQSQNKLFALEPQLSDSKTSAQRSLISDVDQEKSRPEGLVSSVGTNEGRTQRYSKSSSLDHGHVDRMRHVSTETPVKQQEDKQDHSQQSHPMEQVSFPEEEVVCTAECGASAGYSEHLEKKLAEKAELQITPAQDSRGETEMAPSAGEELAEGNVGAYGSPGAEREITKGIGAESPGRHSHAFSSFDKPGMTPSDETDEQGDELQDQAIMLELDNSVEEPSEDEAGHPASQEVSMKTPAFVRAPAYNLLLSTPHVAKPAAPRSPVQLLQPKTVPKRLKTSQRKPCEPQMPRSLIKEIFRHFVKMPVTRDAFKIVEKCSERYFKQVSDDLEAYARHAGRKTVEVADLEILMRRQGLVTDKMPLNVLIENYLPLEYRKILIPVAVSGNKVIPSK from the exons ATGGCCTCGCGGGGCGGGGGGACACCCGCGGCGAGCGGGGCGAGCGGCCCCGCCGAACTACAGCTCCCACAAGGCCCGCGCGGCctctcgccgccgccgccgccgccgccccggaaCTACGCGGACCACAATGCACCGCGCTGCCGGCGGAACTACCCGCCCCACACTGCGCCGCGGCCCCTCCCGGCGCGCGCACGCATCTCGCGAGAGGCGGCGGGGCGCGCGAGGTGTGCGGCCGTTAGCGGTCCCGTCATGGCTGACGGGCGGTCCCCGGCCGGGCCCGGTCTCAGGCGCAGCGGCCGCCACAACGCGCGGGCGGCGGCCCAG ACTGGATCGAGTCTAGAAAACAAGAGTAAATCTGTCAGAAGCACCTTGGTGAAGCAGAGACAGGCAGCGTTCCCTGATCTCAAAAATGGCACACCACGGCTTCTACTCAAGAGAGTCATGCAGAACG AACCCCAAGTTTCACCTCTGGCACCTCAGATATCTAACCATAAAGACATGGAAGAAGCTCATTCAGAAGTCCCATCTAAGAGAGTTTCAAGCAT GGGGGAATTGCAGCTGCCAGATGTTGCTGCTGAGGACACATCTGTCAGCGTATTCCACATgacaaagaagagaaagaaactcAGCATTTCTGAGTttgagagagcagcagagagacgACTTACCCAGAACCGAG CTCAGTCAACGTTGGACAGCACAATTATGACTCG ATCCCTTCGTATGTCTGTGGGTTCCTTGATGGCCCCAGACACTGTTGAGAAGAGGGGCTTGCTCCGGAGGCCAAAAACCCGCAAGGCTGTTGACATGCAAGCTTTTGAAGGCAGAGTAGAACAGAACCTGCTGAAGAGCAAag AACAGAACTACCTTGTGGACTCACAATCTGCGTCTGGGATTCGAACAAGCATCCTGACAAGTGATGCGGAAATGATGATGAATAGCACCGAGCTCTTTGTTCAGTCCCAGCTGGATGAACAGAGCCAGAATAAACTTTTTGCTCTTGAACCCCAGCTGTCAGACTCAAAAACTTCAGCACAGAGGAGCCTGATTTCTGATGTAGATCAAGAGAAATCAAGGCCAGAGGGCCTGGTATCCAGTGTGGGCACAAATGAGGGAAGGACCCAAAGATACTCCAAGAGCTCAAGCCTTGATCATGGGCATGTTGACAGAATGAGACATGTATCTACAGAAACACCTGTAAAACAGCAAGAAGATAAGCAGGATCATTCCCAGCAGAGTCACCCAATGGAAcaggtttcttttcctgaagagGAAGTGGTTTGCA CTGCAGAATGTGGTGCAAGTGCTGGATATTCTGAACATTTGGAGAAGAAACTggctgaaaaagcagaattgCAGATAACTCCAGCACAGGACAGCAGAGGTGAAACAGAAATGGCTCCTTCAGCAGGAGAGGAACTGGCAGAAGGCAACGTTGGAGCCTACGGCTCTCCCGGAGCTG AACGTGAGATTACCAAAGGCATTGGAGCTGAAAGTCCGGGCAGGCACTCTCATGCCTTTTCCTCATTCGATAAACCTGGGATGACTCCATCAGATGAAACTGATGAACAAGGAGATGAACTACAGGACCAGGCTATCATGCTAGAGTTGGATAATTCAGTGGAAGAGCCTTCTGAGGATGAAGCTGGACACCCTGCAAGTCAAG aggtTTCCATGAAGACTCCTGCATTTGTCCGTGCTCCAGCCTACAACCTCCTGCTGTCAACTCCACATGTTGCAaaacctgctgctcccag GTCTCCCGTGCAGCTGTTGCAGCCTAAGACAGTTCCAAAGAGATTGAAAACATCCCAGAGGAAACCATGTGAGCCTCAAATGCCAAGGAGTTTGATAAAGGAGATATTCAGACATTTTGTTAAAATGCCAGTGACCAGAGATGCATTCAAAATTGTTGAAAAATG CTCCGAGAGATACTTCAAGCAGGTGAGCGATGATCTGGAAGCTTACGCCCGCCATGCAGGGAGGAAGACAGTGGAGGTGGCTGACCTGGAAATCCTCATGAGAAG GCAAGGGCTGGTGACAGACAAGATGCCATTGAATGTGCTGATAGAGAACTACCTCCCTCTGGAGTACCGGAAGATCCTGATTCCAGTTGCTGTGAGTGGAAATAAAGTGATCCCCTCCAAGTGA
- the LOC125332346 gene encoding plasmolipin has product MAGLPGARSASPGSPPALDGSFLLSPLGGLMGAQAVLGLLVWSLIAATTYHLHAAYGWVMFVSLFFWILTLLFFVTYLLQLHQKFYMIPWPLVLMIYNAVATVLYITAFVTCAAAVQPTSWRQWDYNRRAAASFFACVTMITYGVSTFLSFRAWKGLGSNAATSQVTDHA; this is encoded by the exons ATGGCGGGGCTGCCCGGCGCCCGGAGCGCCTCCCCGGGCTCCCCCCCGGCCCTGGACGGCTCCTTCTTGCTCTCGCCGCTCGGGGGGCTGATGGGCGCCCAGGCC GTGCTCGGTTTACTGGTGTGGTCTCTCATCGCCGCCACAACGTACCACCTGCACGCGGCGTATGGCTGGGTGATGTTTGTGTCCCTCTTCTTCTGGATTCTAACACTCCTTTTCTTCGTGACTTACCTCCTGCAGCTTCATCAGAAGTTCTACATGATCCCCTGGCCCCTCGTG CTGATGATCTACAACGCTGTGGCCACCGTGCTGTACATCACCGCCTTCGTGACGTGCGCGGCTGCTGTGCAGCCGACGTCCTGGCGGCAGTGGGACTACAACCGCAGAGCTGCCGCCTCC TTCTTTGCCTGTGTCACGATGATCACCTATGGGGTGAGCACCTTCCTCAGCTTCCGCGCCTGGAAAGGGCTCGGCAGCAACGCGGCCACCAGCCAAGTGACTGACCACGCGTAA
- the THAP11 gene encoding THAP domain-containing protein 11, with protein MPGFTCCVPGCYNNSHRDKALHFYTFPKDEELRRLWLKNVSRAGVSGCFSTFQPTTGHRVCSEHFQGGRKSYLVRVPTIFPLRGVNERKAQRARRPRPAAAAAAAPQGPAAAAEAPAGGAAEDVKPIDLTVQVELGAAATIGPSPARLPVPVPAAAAAGEESPVEGGPPDHSYSLSSGTTSEELLRKLNEQRDIIALLEVKMKEMKGSIRRLRLAEAQLREEIREKDRLLHAASAGTRKRHGL; from the coding sequence ATGCCGGGCTTCACCTGCTGCGTACCGGGCTGCTACAACAACTCGCACCGCGACAAGGCGCTGCACTTCTACACCTTCCCCAAGGACGAGGAGCTGCGGCGCCTCTGGCTCAAGAACGTCTCCCGGGCGGGCGTCAGCGGCTGCTTCAGCACCTTCCAGCCCACCACGGGCCACCGCGTCTGCAGCGAGCACTTCCAGGGCGGCCGCAAGTCCTACCTGGTGCGGGTCCCCACCATCTTCCCGCTGCGCGGCGTCAACGAGCGCAAGGCTCAGCGGGCCcggcgcccccgccccgctgccgccgccgccgccgccccgcagggtcccgcggccgccgccgagGCCCCTGCAGGGGGCGCGGCCGAGGACGTGAAGCCCATCGACCTGACGGTGCAGGTGGAGCTCGGGGCCGCCGCCACCATCGGGCCCAGCCCCGCGCGGCTGCCGGTGCCGGtaccggcggcggcggcggcgggggaggAGAGCCCGGTGGAGGGCGGCCCCCCCGATCACTCGTACTCGCTGTCGTCGGGCACCACGtcggaggagctgctgaggaagcTGAACGAGCAGCGCGACATCATCGCGCTGCTGGAGGTgaagatgaaggagatgaaggGCAGCATCCGTCGTCTGCGCCTGGCCGAGGCCCAGCTCCGCGAGGAGATCCGCGAGAAGGACCGGCTGCTCCACGCCGCCAGCGCCGGCACCCGCAAGCGCCACGGCCTCTGA